In the Oryza glaberrima chromosome 6, OglaRS2, whole genome shotgun sequence genome, one interval contains:
- the LOC127776029 gene encoding exopolygalacturonase-like — protein MGFVRALFLLAMVCVAAHAKDYPKEEGAKAEGPATASGGGGGSTHDVLKLGGKGDGKTDSTKAVNEAWTAACAGTGKQTIVVPKGDFLTGPLNFTGPCKGDIVIQLDGNLLGSTDLALFKSNWIEIMHLESLEISGKGKLDGQGAAVWSKNSCAKKYDCKILPNTLVLDFVNNGLISGISLVNPKFFHMNVFKSKNITIKDVTITAPGDSPNTDGIHMGDSSKISIIDTVIGTGDDCISIGPGTEGVNISGVTCGPGHGISVGSLGRYKDEKDVTDVTVKNCVLKKSTNGVRIKSYEDAASVLTASKFTYENIKMEDVANPIIIDMKYCPNKICTANGNSKVTIKDITFKNITGTSSTPEAVSLLCSDKLPCTGVTLNDIKVEYSGTNNKTMAVCKNAKGTATGCLKELSCF, from the exons ATGGGGTTCGTCCGTGCCCTGTTCCTGCTGGCGATGGTGTGCGTGGCGGCGCACGCGAAGGACTACCCCAAGGAGGAGGGCGCGAAGGCGGAGgggccggccaccgcctcggggggcggcggcggtagcacCCACGACGTGTTGAAGCTGGGCGGCAAGGGCGACGGCAAGACAGACAGCACCAAGGCGGTCAACGAGGCGTGGACGGCGGCGTGCGCTGGCACCGGCAAGCAGACGATCGTCGTCCCCAAGGGCGACTTCTTGACGGGTCCCCTCAACTTCACCGGGCCATGCAAGGGCGACATCGTCATCCAGCTCGACGGAAACCTGCTCGGCTCCACCGACCTCGCCTTATTCAAGTCGAACTGGATCGAGATCATGCACCTCGAAAGCCTCGAAATCAGCGGCAAGGGCAAGCTCGACGGCCAGGGCGCCGCCGTCTGGAGCAAGAACTCCTGCGCCAAGAAATACGACTGCAAGATCCTCCCCaac ACTTTGGTGCTGGACTTCGTGAACAACGGTCTCATCAGCGGCATCTCTCTGGTGAACCCCAAGTTCTTCCACATGAACGTGTTCAAGAGTAAGAACATCACCATCAAGGACGTGACCATCACCGCGCCGGGGGACAGCCCGAACACGGACGGCATCCATATGGGCGACTCCTCCAAGATCAGCATCATTGACACGGTCATCGGCACCGGCGATGATTGCATCTCCATCGGCCCCGGCACCGAGGGCGTCAACATCTCCGGCGTCACCTGCGGTCCTGGCCACGGCATCAGCGTCGGCAGCCTGGGTAGGTACAAGGACGAGAAGGATGTGACGGATGTTACCGTCAAGAACTGCGTGCTCAAGAAGTCCACCAATGGCGTCCGGATCAAGTCCTATGAGGACGCCGCCTCGGTGCTCACCGCCTCCAAGTTTACCTACGAGAACATCAAGATGGAGGACGTTGCTAACCCCATCATCATCGACATGAAGTACTGCCCCAACAAGATCTGCACCGCCAACGGCAACTCCAAGGTCACCATCAAGGACATCACCTTCAAGAACATCACCGGCACCTCCTCCACGCCCGAGGCCGTTAGCCTCCTCTGCTCCGACAAACTGCCGTGCACCGGCGTCACCTTGAATGACATCAAGGTCGAGTACTCTGGCACAAACAACAAGACCATGGCCGTCTGCAAGAATGCCAAGGGCACTGCCACCGGCTGCCTCAAGGAGCTGTCCTGCTTCTAA